AAAGGCATAGCCTGTGGTGTGACAAGTTTACAGGAGAATTTTCTGCTAAATCGGGTGGGTATACACAGGAACGTTTAACAAAAGTGCATACAAAGTTCTGTCAAACATAACACTGTGCAATTCTTTGTTTCTTATTCTGATATCTAAACTTGTTAACTTGCTGTGGATCACAATTTAGGAAACGTCATGTTACTTTATTTCATAAATCCGTTTTTTTTTTGGTAACATTTAATATGtcagaattattatattaactcgtaattaaattaatgttgTTAAAATAATGACAAGCCGAGGGAATACCTTTAATGGTAGTCGCCCGTATATAGTTTCACAATAGATATAGTTCatgaattatgtaaatatgtgaaAGTTATTTTTCAGCTGATAGAATCAAagaaaacataatatggtttaagATTTTATAAAAGATTTACATGATGGAAATTGTTTCATAGATTGGGAATGGGCTTCACCAAAAGATTTAGAATGTCTTGGAATATTTTATGGAATAGTTGGAAAAATAGAACAGCCTTCTGTTCTGGAACCACGCTTAATGTTGATCAAAGAGATTTCACCAGCTGGAGAACTATATGGAGGTCACATTGTATATAAGATCAAATCTATAGCATTTTTGCATTTTGGCACAGAAAATAATGATATTGGACTTCTGCCATGTAAGAAACATCAAAATTTGCCAAAGAAAAAAAGTCAAGGTGGTTTGTTCGATGTACCACAGAAAGCAGCCTTTGCTAAAACATGGGGAACCATTAAAAGTGCAACAAACACTATAAAGAACACGACTCAACAAGCAGCTGCCCTTGCAACATCTCAGGTATATCACTTTAATTTAACACAAATGACAAAGGATACAATCAAActattaatcaaaatatttatagGTAAAATCTACGGTATCTAAAAGAAACATTGTTAAAGACAAGGAGAGATTTGAAAGGAGAATTTTGGAagaattgaacaaaatttttacaGAAACTGATTCCTTTTATTTCTGTCAAACCGGTGACATTACTAATAGTTTACAGAGACTTTGCATTGCAGAGTCACAACAGAATGAAGAAGAATTGAATAGACCACTTTGGCAAAGAGTGGATGACAGGTTTTTTTGGAACAAGCACATGTTACAAGATATAATAAATCTAAAAGTTAGGATCTTcctcaattatatttatttatattgtaacaTACGTGTTGTTTAGAAAGCATTTTATTTCTGTAGACAGACAAAGCAACTTGTTGGATATTGCCAGTAATTCAGGGATATGTGCAAATAGAAAAATGCAAGGTAGAAGTAGGTATTGATGAACAACCTCAACATGAAACCTTTAACTTAGCAATTATATCTAGAAGAAGTAGGTTTCGTGCAGGCACGAGGTAACtacttatttatatttacttttcTATTCTATTTACGTGGAAACAAAACACTTTCTTTTATTGTTATAAAGATATAAACGTCGTGGTGTCGATGACGAAGGAAAATGCGCAAACTATGTCGAAACAGAACAACTAGTTTGGTATCATGATCACCAAGTATCTTTCGTACAAGTAAGAGGTAGTGTACCTGTGTATTGGTCTCAACCTGGCTATAAATATAAGCCGCCACCACGTATCGATAAAGGTAATTAAACaaagatattttcattaaaattcgttgtatcgataatattttgtaatattttagacGAAGCAGAAACGCAGGTAGCGTTTGAAAAGCACTTTCACGAAGAACTCGATTTATATGGCCCAATCTGTATTGTGAATCTCGTAGAGCAAACAGGCAAAGAGAAGATCATTTGGGAAGCTTATAGTAATCATGTTCTTAATTACGATCATCCTGACATAACGTATACGAGTTTTGATTTCCACGAGTATTGGTAAGCATCTGGGGAAGGTTTGAAATACTTTGAATGTTGAATTGTTGCTAAATGTTCTTTTCTATCTAACACAGTCGAGGAATGCATTTTGAAAATGTGTCTATTCTGGTCAATGCATTAGCTACAGTATTGACAGAGATGAAGTATTGTTGGCGCGATAAGCAAGGCACAATTTGCATGCAGAAGGGAGTGTTTCGGGTGAATTGCATAGATTGTTTAGATAGAACGAACGTGGTGCAAACCGCTTTGGGTAAAGCCGTGATGGAAATGCAGTTTTCGAAGCTAGGTCTAATACCACCAGACGGAACGTTACCGACGAACATCAGACAAACGTTTCAATTGCTTTGGGCCAATAATGGCGACATTATCAGTAAACAGTATGCTGGTACAAACGCTCTGAAGGTTCGTACTTTGTACCAACTCGATAATTTTACGAATAACCTTGCGagcaattttaattgaaaccCTAGGAACTTCTGTCATACTGGTTTCTTATTGATTATAGGGAGATTATACAAGAACGGGGGAAAGAAAATTTACTGGGTTAATGAAAGATGGCATGAATTCTGCGAACAGGTACAATTGGACAGCAATTAAAATACTGTGTCCTACGTTGTCATAGAACACTATTCTCATTCACTTATCCCACACGATACGTCATTTTAGATTTATTAATCATTATTCGGACCACTTCACGAATACACGTTCTGTGgacattgtaattatttattttaaaaacaattcaCAATCACTACTTGAATAATTATATGTCTGTACGTGCATAAATCCTTGACACTATCCTTTCATTTTCCCATAGATATTTTCAACAACACTTTCTGGATGACATACGTCAAGCGGCAATAGATGCCATGCTAGGGAAACCTATCGATGTTAATCAACTGAATACCGATTGGTCACAATATTTGCGCATCCTAGATTATTGCTGCCTTGAGTTGATTCCCGCGAAACCACCAAATATAGAGCTTCAACTTGCTACTTATCCTGACTTTCTTTGTGCCAGTGCTATGTATAATTTAGCAAGGTTCGTTCTTGGTTGCGTCCTTAAAAGATTCAACTCGACGAAATACGAATAaagttattgtttatttatgtattaaataaacaGCAGGATAACAGAACTACGACTTCACTTATTATAACGAATCCGATTTTGCTTTGCACGAACAAATTTCGGTTGCATGATAGGCGCTTGACTTACAGTTTGATTTTAATCCTGAAAACCCCAATTTCTCTTACCCTTCTATCTTTGTTACCACTACTACTtcgttttctctttttattacatCGTTTATAATTTTCACGCAGATATTCAGaagttttttatttctttttacagATATTATTTAAATCGTTTCAAGGATGTTTATAGACAAGCCACGATCGATATGATGTTAGGAAATTCTGTAAGCGAGGAAGTGTTTCAAGAGCGTACCGAGGAGGAAGACAATGCTGCCACTGCGATTCATGTGAAACTGCTAATAGAAGATTGCAAGAAACTACTTATACCAGATCCAGAAATCATTCTAGGCAGTTGGGGTCTTATCGATGCTGATCCTGTGTACGTCACatgttctaatttttaataatgaaaatagtttctttttctgattaaatatttttcaacagaACTGGCGATCCAACGGAAACAGAAATggatactattttaatattgacaCGAGACAGTTACTATGTTGCCGACTATGATGATCAGATTGATAAAGTGACAAACTACCAAAGAGTTCCACTGGAAGATATTATATTAATCGAATTTGGCCAGCCTGAAAGTTCAATCTCTCTCTTTAAGAATAAGCATTTCTATTGCATTAGAATAAATTATAAGATGGCCAATGAGTATGGCTACTTCCACATGTTCCGCAGTACAAATCTTCGGTTTTTTAATAACATGGCCGTTGTCGTGAAAACCGAAGAAGAAAGTATAGGTATGATTATAAGTTTTGTGCAACCTTGACTTTTGGAATCTGACGTATCATTATATGTTGCAGAATCGTTAAAAGCAATCTGTGAAGCTATTTCAGTAGCAACGGAAATAGCGGGTTTACCAAAGATTACTGTAGCAATGAACGTCACGTTGGACAGACGAAAGAGTAAGTTAGTCAACAGTAGAGGATCTACTGGTCTTCTGGATATATCATCATTTCCAGAATTGACCAGAAACGTTTCAGAAACACAGTTATTAGCCCTTAAAAGTGCAGGTAAAAAACTTTTATCAGCATCAAGTTTCATTTTCAAATCCAAACGAGTAATCTACAAAATGCCATGATTGCAGGAACGAAAGCTTTAAGCAACATGTCAGAGCAATTTAGCAAATTAAATAAGTTAAGTCATAGCTTTAGTGCCAGGAAGCCGATAGATTTAGCTAGAAGCATCGGGAGGAAGACTGACGCTCCGTCGAAACCTACATTTACCGTTGGCAATAGGGATATATCTGGCAATGTACAAGGGAAACATCACAGTAGCAGTAGCAGTAGCGACGATGAAGATACAAAGATTCCACCTGTTCCTTTAGAAAAGCCAGACAACTTCAGACATGATAAGAATCTAATGGAAGCGTACACTCCATCTATTGGTATCATAATGGGTGTAAAAAATGCAGACGTAGTAGAAAACGACAAGAACAACGAATCTCATAATTTATCGATAAGACCGAATAAATTGTCTGAGCAGAGCTCCATCGGAGAAGCATTGGCAGTTCCACAGTCTGGCTCTGGAACAAGCACTCTAAGTGCTTCTCCGCAAAGGACCGTAGCAACTACGCCGGAAATAAATGTAACTGAGCCCTTAATGGAAGACAATGAGAGGTTGGTTCCACCAACGTCGTTGAATCTCTCCAAAAATATTAGTCACTCAACGGGAGAAGTCGATAGCAAATTAATACTCAGCAACATAAATAGCAACATGCTGCAGACAGATAGCAGGATTCAAGATAAGAAGAGATCAACATCTGAACAAGATCTAACTCTGAATATTACATCCTCTCAGAGCGAATCTGCTTTGAAGTCGATAAAAACAAACATTACTAATGTTACAAGTCCAGTGGCAGCTACTGCCAAAGATATTCTATCGCCTTTCTCGAAATTCGCTAAAGGAATGCAAAATTTAGGAGCAAACTTGGATCCTAGAAAGTTGAAGTCAGGGCAGGTGGGACTGCTGAAGAATCTTTCAGATCATCACATGGAACAACGTCAAAAGTTACAAGAGAGATGGGGTTCGTGTCAATCTAAGCTAATTGCTTTATAAAGTTTTTGAGAATAGTTTACAATCTATGTGTCTGATAGAGTGAACGTAATACACAGCAGAAGCCAAACGATTACAACACGAGTGCATTAGATAGCATAATAGAAATGAGGATACATTTTTCTGAGTGAACTTTACATTTAGCATTTCCTGAGCATAGTGTCGTAAGAGAATCATGTTTTTATTGTAATCTCAGTGCACAcgtctaacacattttattcttttgaacttgaattactGCCAACTTGCTAAAATATTGTGCAAAGAGAGAGTTGTTAACTTTACGAGATCCTTTCGATACGTtcatattgaaaattacttcTCAAAAGTACAATGTGGTCAATATTCAATCTACAGAAATCTATTGGTGTatctatttacaaattttctattattCTATATTGATGGGAAACGATTTGCTCTTGACGCCTAAACGAACTGTCTATTCGTAAAATGCTTTTGGCGTATTTATACAAAAGTTTTCATCGCGACAGCCTTTGTATGGACTTTACGAAACCAGAATCCTAGAAATGCATTTAGATGCTAGAAATCGGAATTGTGACTTTACCAAAATGCGTATGCTTGTACGATGAAATTTAAATCCAGCATTCTTTGAAAGCTCCAGTACTTGCTGCATAATGATATTTTCCTGCTCTtacacataattttatttacatgtaatataagttatacttttcattttgtataaatatttagacccatgtgtatttgtatatttataaatatgaccCATTAGCTGAAAATCTATTTATGCAGCAAGTTCAATCGAAGAAGCTTCGTAGtcaattatgtatatatgagaaatgattttaaatgtagttTAACGAATAATATGAACTGACGCGAAAGTATAGGCAAGATGAGTTACGACAAAAAGGAGCGTTGGTTTTTAGATAGGTGTACGACACAGAGACTAGTACTGATAATTATGTATTAGTAAATTGGGGAGTGAAGAAATAGCAACCGAATCATTAGAACTACTATAACATGGAAACTGATATAAGTTTGAGAGTTATTTTGGATATATGTACAACACAAACGTGCTTCGTTCAAAATGTTATATTCCTTTTCATATAGAATTCCAATTGAAACATACAAGTGATtccaaaaaaagaaacaaaaaaatcaCAGTATTCGTACATATACATAGTTGcagtattatgtatattatagttaactgaatatttaaaaagaaatgcaTCATAAAAGGTACACATTGTTATTTAATATGCTATATAACGATTTAGACCAAACGATATGAGTTATGACATTATATAGATAGTTAAACTCTTGTATATATTggtgatttaaatttaattatagtactttaaatatttcatagttGCACAGACATGTGGtagaattattacaaataagGTTTCTAGTGAATGTTTTTTCCCAATTGCAAATGGATAGTCTGTGATATAATCTAGCAGAATAAACACAGCCTGAAGTAAcagaaaaaaagtaaaaataaaattaaatggtgTGTTGGTTCTGTAGATCATTTAGGAATGCTTTAAAGTATACAGAAGACAGCATTGTTTTTACTGCTTtagtaaaatttattgtaaGAGATTTATGTTTGTTCGTTCATCTTAGGTAAATCAgcttatttttttaatgtaactCTAACtacttatgaaatatttatttattgatacagtattataactattattaaaaaaaaatggaatctatatttttgttccttttttcatatttaagaCATTGTATGGTCCAATTAAAGTTGAACACTCGAATATTATGACGTATATATATTGTCTGTATTTTTACAATAGCACATTATAAACAATCATGACAAACAACGCACGAAGATGTTTAATAGCCTGTAGAGGCTTAAATTGCCTTATATATTAGCAGTTACATTTTTgaaaacatatgtatacatgtgatAAAGCAAGCAACATAGCAATTGTAGTAAAAGAAAGTTATAATAAAATGcaatgaattaaaattaatgcattCCTTTCTTGCCTGAATGAAATTCAACAAAACGAGGGAAAATGAGAAAGCTAGTAACATCTTAGTATGTTATTTGCTATTATGAATAAAAACATGTTTATTACTCACATAAACGCAGCGATACGTGAAACAGCAGTGGCTCTGCAGTTCTTCTATTAATTTAGACACAAGAACGAAtcaattataacaattaattaGCACTACGGACACATTCGACGCGCACCGGTAACTCTCGAATACTATTCAAATTCGTTTCGATAATGCCACGCTTAGAGCAGTATCGATTGTTGCAAATGGCGgttgatttgaaaattaaattctatCGACATTCAAACGAATTTATATTGATAGCTGAATTATACGGAATATTTGTCTAAATTTGAATCAACCTGAATAAATCtgggaattctcaaatttctaaattgctaaatttttcaATCGCAAAATTTTAAAACGACGCATGCGCATTACCAATGTAGAATTCATATGCGCAAGATGTACAATAATTTGGCGCTTCATGAGCACCATCTAACACGTGAAGCGACATATAAACATTTCACACGTGATGTGTGAGGTGTTTAGTTTCGCAAATTAATAGATAATCAAATGGAAAATAGTAAACCTTAATAAAgtttataaataacaaatgatAACGTAGCTAATTAGAGTATATTTTATTTGCTATTTAACATGGAGTGTTTTTGGTCTGATCCTAGCACACATCCTCAGTGTCCACATGGTAATTTCTTATATTGTTGTTTAACAATACAAGAAATATGTTTAATATCCAATTTTTTTAGGGCCGACTTTATTATTTGGTAAATATGAAAATGGTGAATTGAAAAAGTTTTATGTGTGCTCAGCATGCCGTGAAAGAAAAGATtgcacattttatttaaaagaaggGGACCAATTGCAAAACCAGGAAAAAATTAAATGGGAGCAAAAAAGAAAACAGTATGCTTCTCAATATCATCACAGGTCATTATATATACGCTTTAATGAAGTAATAGCTGCACCGTCAGAAAGAAGGTGTTATTGTTATACCTGTGAATTGTTAATATGTAAGAGTGAAGAAGACAAACATAAAGATCATGAAATAAAGGAAGGTCTTACAGACTATGAAATGAAGCATCCTacagaaattttaaaaccttTAACAAACTCTAGACAAGAAGCTCAATATTTTTTCACAAAGAAATCGACAGAGGATATTGTAAATATACTTGTAAAGCTTGATGCAAAGCAAGTTCTATGTATTTGTTCACCAAAAATCCATgaatatattttagaaaaatatgaGGATAGAATATCTTCTCTTTTATTAGATTTTGATGGAAGATTTGTAAGTTTATCCTCTTAACACATGTTTTAAATTCTGACAAGCTGTTAAATCTTATGTTTTAATTTACAGCACAACTTTTTTGGACCATTAAGTTACTGTTGGTATAATTTATTGAACAACCatttttttgataaaaatgCTAATTATGTTTTCAAAGATTTTATTATGCAAAATGGAGGAAAGGACACATATGTAGTATGTGATCCACCATTTGGTAGTAGGGTAGAACCAATATCATGGACTCTGAAAAGGATATCTGACCTCCACAAAAAATGGAATAACATAGAAAATGAAACTGATTGCTTAAAAATTATGTTCATATTTCCATACTACATGGAATCCATTATGAAACAAAAGAGTAATCCAGTGGATCTATCTGGTGGTTTAAAAGATTTGCAAATGTCAGATTACAAAGTATCTTATGAGAATCATCCTTTATTTGTAACAAGTTCTAAAGCCTCAAAGAAATCATCACCTATCAGACTTTTTACAAATGTGCCATTGCATTTAATAGAACTTCCTGAATCAGATGGATACAAATATTGTAAGAAATGTAAAAAGTGGGTTGCCCAAGAAAACAAACATTGTAAGAAATGTAAAGAATGTACTTCCAAAAACGGTTTGACATACGAACATTGTAATAAATGCAAACGGTGCGTAAAACCGTCTTGGAAACATTGTGAAACTTGTGAAAGATGTGCTGCAGTGAAGCACGCATGTGGTCAGAAACCAAAAGTTACAGGGAAATGTTTTAAATGTGGCCAATTGGGTATATAGTTTTTATAATGTGGTAAtaattacaatgtaataacgggtataatacattttaatattttcagggCATGTTGC
The nucleotide sequence above comes from Megachile rotundata isolate GNS110a chromosome 13, iyMegRotu1, whole genome shotgun sequence. Encoded proteins:
- the sp3 gene encoding phosphatidylinositide phosphatase spermathreecae isoform X1, whose translation is MELFRTDTHFIFVKERHSLWCDKFTGEFSAKSDWEWASPKDLECLGIFYGIVGKIEQPSVLEPRLMLIKEISPAGELYGGHIVYKIKSIAFLHFGTENNDIGLLPCKKHQNLPKKKSQGGLFDVPQKAAFAKTWGTIKSATNTIKNTTQQAAALATSQVKSTVSKRNIVKDKERFERRILEELNKIFTETDSFYFCQTGDITNSLQRLCIAESQQNEEELNRPLWQRVDDRFFWNKHMLQDIINLKTDKATCWILPVIQGYVQIEKCKVEVGIDEQPQHETFNLAIISRRSRFRAGTRYKRRGVDDEGKCANYVETEQLVWYHDHQVSFVQVRGSVPVYWSQPGYKYKPPPRIDKDEAETQVAFEKHFHEELDLYGPICIVNLVEQTGKEKIIWEAYSNHVLNYDHPDITYTSFDFHEYCRGMHFENVSILVNALATVLTEMKYCWRDKQGTICMQKGVFRVNCIDCLDRTNVVQTALGKAVMEMQFSKLGLIPPDGTLPTNIRQTFQLLWANNGDIISKQYAGTNALKGDYTRTGERKFTGLMKDGMNSANRYFQQHFLDDIRQAAIDAMLGKPIDVNQLNTDWSQYLRILDYCCLELIPAKPPNIELQLATYPDFLCASAMYNLARYYLNRFKDVYRQATIDMMLGNSVSEEVFQERTEEEDNAATAIHVKLLIEDCKKLLIPDPEIILGSWGLIDADPVTGDPTETEMDTILILTRDSYYVADYDDQIDKVTNYQRVPLEDIILIEFGQPESSISLFKNKHFYCIRINYKMANEYGYFHMFRSTNLRFFNNMAVVVKTEEESIESLKAICEAISVATEIAGLPKITVAMNVTLDRRKSKLVNSRGSTGLLDISSFPELTRNVSETQLLALKSAGTKALSNMSEQFSKLNKLSHSFSARKPIDLARSIGRKTDAPSKPTFTVGNRDISGNVQGKHHSSSSSSDDEDTKIPPVPLEKPDNFRHDKNLMEAYTPSIGIIMGVKNADVVENDKNNESHNLSIRPNKLSEQSSIGEALAVPQSGSGTSTLSASPQRTVATTPEINVTEPLMEDNERLVPPTSLNLSKNISHSTGEVDSKLILSNINSNMLQTDSRIQDKKRSTSEQDLTLNITSSQSESALKSIKTNITNVTSPVAATAKDILSPFSKFAKGMQNLGANLDPRKLKSGQVGLLKNLSDHHMEQRQKLQERWGSCQSKLIAL
- the sp3 gene encoding phosphatidylinositide phosphatase spermathreecae isoform X3, which codes for MLQDIINLKTDKATCWILPVIQGYVQIEKCKVEVGIDEQPQHETFNLAIISRRSRFRAGTRYKRRGVDDEGKCANYVETEQLVWYHDHQVSFVQVRGSVPVYWSQPGYKYKPPPRIDKDEAETQVAFEKHFHEELDLYGPICIVNLVEQTGKEKIIWEAYSNHVLNYDHPDITYTSFDFHEYCRGMHFENVSILVNALATVLTEMKYCWRDKQGTICMQKGVFRVNCIDCLDRTNVVQTALGKAVMEMQFSKLGLIPPDGTLPTNIRQTFQLLWANNGDIISKQYAGTNALKGDYTRTGERKFTGLMKDGMNSANRYFQQHFLDDIRQAAIDAMLGKPIDVNQLNTDWSQYLRILDYCCLELIPAKPPNIELQLATYPDFLCASAMYNLARYYLNRFKDVYRQATIDMMLGNSVSEEVFQERTEEEDNAATAIHVKLLIEDCKKLLIPDPEIILGSWGLIDADPVTGDPTETEMDTILILTRDSYYVADYDDQIDKVTNYQRVPLEDIILIEFGQPESSISLFKNKHFYCIRINYKMANEYGYFHMFRSTNLRFFNNMAVVVKTEEESIESLKAICEAISVATEIAGLPKITVAMNVTLDRRKSKLVNSRGSTGLLDISSFPELTRNVSETQLLALKSAGTKALSNMSEQFSKLNKLSHSFSARKPIDLARSIGRKTDAPSKPTFTVGNRDISGNVQGKHHSSSSSSDDEDTKIPPVPLEKPDNFRHDKNLMEAYTPSIGIIMGVKNADVVENDKNNESHNLSIRPNKLSEQSSIGEALAVPQSGSGTSTLSASPQRTVATTPEINVTEPLMEDNERLVPPTSLNLSKNISHSTGEVDSKLILSNINSNMLQTDSRIQDKKRSTSEQDLTLNITSSQSESALKSIKTNITNVTSPVAATAKDILSPFSKFAKGMQNLGANLDPRKLKSGQVGLLKNLSDHHMEQRQKLQERWGSCQSKLIAL
- the sp3 gene encoding phosphatidylinositide phosphatase spermathreecae isoform X2, with translation MELFRTDTHFIFVKERHSLWCDKFTGEFSAKSDWEWASPKDLECLGIFYGIVGKIEQPSVLEPRLMLIKEISPAGELYGGHIVYKIKSIAFLHFGTENNDIGLLPCKKHQNLPKKKSQGGLFDVPQKAAFAKTWGTIKSATNTIKNTTQQAAALATSQVKSTVSKRNIVKDKERFERRILEELNKIFTETDSFYFCQTGDITNSLQRLCIAESQQNEEELNRPLWQRVDDRFFWNKHMLQDIINLKTDKATCWILPVIQGYVQIEKCKVEVGIDEQPQHETFNLAIISRRSRFRAGTRYKRRGVDDEGKCANYVETEQLVWYHDHQVSFVQVRGSVPVYWSQPGYKYKPPPRIDKDEAETQVAFEKHFHEELDLYGPICIVNLVEQTGKEKIIWEAYSNHVLNYDHPDITYTSFDFHEYCRGMHFENVSILVNALATVLTEMKYCWRDKQGTICMQKGVFRVNCIDCLDRTNVVQTALGKAVMEMQFSKLGLIPPDGTLPTNIRQTFQLLWANNGDIISKQYAGTNALKGDYTRTGERKFTGLMKDGMNSANRYYLNRFKDVYRQATIDMMLGNSVSEEVFQERTEEEDNAATAIHVKLLIEDCKKLLIPDPEIILGSWGLIDADPVTGDPTETEMDTILILTRDSYYVADYDDQIDKVTNYQRVPLEDIILIEFGQPESSISLFKNKHFYCIRINYKMANEYGYFHMFRSTNLRFFNNMAVVVKTEEESIESLKAICEAISVATEIAGLPKITVAMNVTLDRRKSKLVNSRGSTGLLDISSFPELTRNVSETQLLALKSAGTKALSNMSEQFSKLNKLSHSFSARKPIDLARSIGRKTDAPSKPTFTVGNRDISGNVQGKHHSSSSSSDDEDTKIPPVPLEKPDNFRHDKNLMEAYTPSIGIIMGVKNADVVENDKNNESHNLSIRPNKLSEQSSIGEALAVPQSGSGTSTLSASPQRTVATTPEINVTEPLMEDNERLVPPTSLNLSKNISHSTGEVDSKLILSNINSNMLQTDSRIQDKKRSTSEQDLTLNITSSQSESALKSIKTNITNVTSPVAATAKDILSPFSKFAKGMQNLGANLDPRKLKSGQVGLLKNLSDHHMEQRQKLQERWGSCQSKLIAL
- the LOC105661956 gene encoding rRNA N(6)-adenosine-methyltransferase ZCCHC4 produces the protein MECFWSDPSTHPQCPHGPTLLFGKYENGELKKFYVCSACRERKDCTFYLKEGDQLQNQEKIKWEQKRKQYASQYHHRSLYIRFNEVIAAPSERRCYCYTCELLICKSEEDKHKDHEIKEGLTDYEMKHPTEILKPLTNSRQEAQYFFTKKSTEDIVNILVKLDAKQVLCICSPKIHEYILEKYEDRISSLLLDFDGRFHNFFGPLSYCWYNLLNNHFFDKNANYVFKDFIMQNGGKDTYVVCDPPFGSRVEPISWTLKRISDLHKKWNNIENETDCLKIMFIFPYYMESIMKQKSNPVDLSGGLKDLQMSDYKVSYENHPLFVTSSKASKKSSPIRLFTNVPLHLIELPESDGYKYCKKCKKWVAQENKHCKKCKECTSKNGLTYEHCNKCKRCVKPSWKHCETCERCAAVKHACGQKPKVTGKCFKCGQLGHVANDCDTNQDDSVDEKKTKKIRKRKANSEKDVVGNKKKRKLNSNKHDAKGKKLLDKTLESQGKNNERKKKKTTPELKVKTVQKSKLSKIHKKKKLNAQSNGIMNVKKKIKK